One Marinitoga hydrogenitolerans DSM 16785 genomic window carries:
- the alr gene encoding alanine racemase encodes MFDRKTFVEININNYLHNLQLIKDRNKSNIIPVLKADGYGHGAIQLSKAAYDFGVDLIAVAFLGEGIEIKKNGVNIETLVFNYVTPKYIKENIENFIYTIGSLDQLEELINYFGKDIKNIKLHININTGMNRMGLNIKDLDKMIKIIKDYNLNIHGIYSHFATADNLDDFVKEQYELYINAVNYIENANINIPIKHISNSAASLFFPEYSLDYVRPGIATYGLQPSDIKIEKNLKPVLTWKSIVARIGILKKNESVSYGRTFFADKDIPIATIPVGYADGYFRQLSNKGYVLIQGEICNIIGRVCMDQFVVETTKIPEIKLGEEVVLIGKQKEKQLYAENLAKLAGTINYDITSKITKRVPRVYIEEA; translated from the coding sequence ATGTTTGACAGAAAAACTTTTGTAGAAATAAACATTAATAACTATTTGCACAACCTTCAATTAATAAAAGATAGAAATAAATCAAATATAATTCCTGTTTTGAAGGCTGATGGATACGGCCATGGTGCAATTCAATTATCAAAAGCTGCTTACGATTTTGGAGTAGATTTAATTGCTGTTGCATTTTTAGGGGAAGGAATAGAAATAAAAAAAAATGGGGTTAATATAGAAACACTGGTATTTAATTATGTTACACCAAAATATATAAAAGAAAATATTGAAAATTTTATATATACTATTGGTTCATTGGATCAGTTAGAAGAATTAATAAATTATTTTGGGAAAGATATTAAAAACATTAAACTCCATATAAATATAAATACAGGAATGAACAGAATGGGATTAAATATCAAAGATTTAGACAAAATGATTAAAATAATTAAAGATTATAATTTAAATATACATGGGATATACTCGCATTTTGCAACTGCTGATAATCTGGATGATTTTGTTAAAGAACAATATGAACTTTATATAAATGCTGTAAATTATATAGAAAACGCTAATATAAATATACCCATAAAACACATATCAAATTCCGCAGCTTCTTTATTTTTTCCTGAATATTCTCTGGATTATGTAAGACCTGGCATAGCCACTTATGGTCTTCAACCTTCAGATATAAAAATTGAAAAAAATTTAAAACCTGTATTAACTTGGAAAAGCATCGTTGCAAGAATCGGTATTTTAAAGAAAAACGAAAGTGTAAGTTATGGTAGAACTTTTTTTGCTGATAAAGATATTCCTATTGCAACTATCCCAGTAGGATATGCAGACGGATATTTCAGACAACTTTCAAATAAAGGTTATGTTTTAATCCAAGGTGAAATATGTAATATAATAGGAAGAGTATGTATGGATCAGTTTGTCGTTGAAACGACTAAAATCCCAGAAATTAAATTGGGTGAAGAAGTTGTTTTAATTGGAAAACAAAAAGAAAAACAGCTATATGCTGAAAATTTAGCCAAATTAGCTGGAACTATAAACTATGATATAACGTCAAAAATAACAAAAAGAGTTCCACGCGTTTATATAGAGGAGGCATAA
- the topA gene encoding type I DNA topoisomerase → MQKKAKNVVIVESPAKAKTIEKYLGADYTVVASKGHIRDLPQKKFGVDIEKGFNPDFELMPGKEKVVSELKKVTKGKKVYLAPDMDREGEAIAWHLSHLLNLDENEKNRIIFSEITKNTILEAINSPKKIDDNKVGAQLARRILDRIVGYKISPILWRILKNYNTSAGRVQSAALKILVDREREIFRFKPKEFYKIFLKYMEQEIPLVKINGKKFKKESITEKKKNEILKDLENTTYSIENVIEKETKKNPPQPFITSTLQQSAISKYGWSSKKTMQIAQKLYEGVETKDGPTAFITYMRTDSTRISEEAQKKATNYLNENFGKEYIGNFKIKKTKKKIQDAHEAIRPTDVYMDPQKAKSLISGDLLKLYTLIWNRFMASQSSPSKYLEKTYTITDNSKKYIFEATGKKRIFDGFEKFWSASFGEKKYELPEKGILKPITLNAEKDETKPPSRYTEASLVKEMESKGIGRPSTYATIITTLLNRKYVIKQKNNLLPTLVGFVVSDLLEKNFPEIVDISFTAKMEEELDKVESGEVFWKDVLKDFYSEFEKFLIETEKKMKEKALDFYYKSNIKCEKCKADMELQFGRYGLYLKCPKCDENKGLPKDVLGVTIDKMVYIPENTIIASIEKGKEEKTGEKCPKCGGDLIIKSGRFGKFIACSNYPECKYTAPLPARGKCPKCGNTVGKLKSKKGKIYYKCNDCGEMFWDEPSNYRCPSCNGPLFYKKKNKEEMLYCPEEKTFYKESELDEI, encoded by the coding sequence ATGCAAAAAAAAGCTAAAAATGTTGTAATAGTTGAATCACCAGCAAAAGCTAAAACGATAGAAAAATATTTAGGTGCTGACTATACTGTTGTTGCATCTAAAGGGCATATAAGAGACCTACCTCAAAAAAAATTTGGCGTTGATATAGAAAAAGGATTTAATCCCGACTTTGAATTAATGCCTGGAAAGGAAAAGGTCGTTTCTGAATTAAAAAAGGTCACAAAAGGAAAAAAAGTATATCTTGCACCTGATATGGATAGGGAAGGTGAGGCTATTGCATGGCATCTTAGCCATTTACTCAATTTAGACGAAAATGAAAAAAATAGAATTATTTTCTCTGAAATTACGAAAAATACTATATTAGAAGCTATTAATTCTCCTAAAAAAATAGATGATAATAAAGTTGGAGCACAATTAGCCAGAAGAATATTGGATAGAATTGTTGGGTATAAAATTAGTCCAATACTATGGCGTATATTAAAAAATTATAATACAAGTGCTGGAAGGGTTCAATCAGCTGCATTAAAAATTTTAGTTGATAGAGAAAGAGAAATTTTTAGATTTAAACCAAAAGAATTTTATAAAATCTTTTTGAAATATATGGAACAAGAAATACCTTTAGTCAAAATCAATGGAAAAAAATTTAAAAAAGAAAGTATTACAGAAAAAAAGAAAAATGAAATATTAAAAGACTTAGAAAATACAACATATTCAATAGAAAACGTTATAGAAAAAGAAACAAAAAAGAATCCCCCTCAACCTTTTATAACAAGTACATTACAACAAAGCGCTATATCCAAATATGGATGGTCTTCTAAAAAAACCATGCAAATAGCACAAAAATTATATGAAGGTGTTGAAACAAAAGATGGCCCTACTGCTTTTATAACTTATATGAGAACAGATTCTACAAGGATTTCAGAAGAAGCACAAAAAAAAGCTACAAATTATTTAAATGAAAATTTTGGAAAAGAATATATTGGAAATTTCAAAATTAAAAAAACAAAGAAAAAAATCCAAGATGCTCATGAAGCTATTAGACCAACTGATGTATACATGGATCCACAAAAAGCCAAATCTTTAATTTCTGGCGATTTATTAAAACTATATACTTTAATATGGAACAGATTTATGGCATCTCAATCATCGCCATCAAAATATTTAGAAAAAACATATACAATTACAGATAATTCAAAAAAGTATATCTTTGAAGCTACAGGAAAAAAACGTATTTTTGATGGATTTGAAAAATTTTGGAGTGCATCTTTCGGAGAAAAAAAATACGAATTACCCGAAAAGGGAATCTTAAAGCCCATAACATTAAATGCAGAAAAAGATGAAACAAAACCACCTTCAAGATATACAGAAGCATCACTTGTAAAAGAAATGGAATCAAAAGGAATTGGAAGACCTTCTACATATGCAACAATTATCACCACATTATTGAATAGAAAGTATGTTATTAAACAGAAAAATAATCTTTTACCTACATTAGTTGGATTTGTTGTTTCAGACCTGTTAGAAAAAAATTTCCCAGAAATAGTGGATATTAGCTTTACCGCAAAAATGGAAGAAGAGTTAGATAAAGTAGAATCAGGTGAAGTTTTTTGGAAAGATGTTTTAAAAGATTTTTATAGTGAATTTGAAAAATTTTTAATAGAAACAGAGAAAAAAATGAAAGAGAAAGCTTTAGATTTTTATTATAAATCCAATATAAAATGCGAAAAATGTAAAGCTGATATGGAATTACAATTTGGGAGATATGGGTTATATTTAAAATGTCCTAAATGTGATGAAAATAAAGGACTACCAAAAGATGTTTTAGGAGTTACTATTGATAAGATGGTATATATCCCTGAAAACACAATAATTGCTTCAATTGAAAAAGGTAAAGAAGAAAAAACCGGAGAAAAATGTCCTAAATGCGGAGGAGATTTGATTATAAAAAGTGGAAGATTTGGAAAATTTATCGCCTGTTCAAACTACCCAGAATGCAAATATACCGCTCCATTACCTGCACGAGGAAAATGTCCTAAATGTGGAAATACCGTTGGTAAATTAAAAAGTAAAAAAGGTAAAATATATTATAAATGTAATGATTGTGGAGAAATGTTCTGGGATGAACCATCTAATTATAGATGTCCCTCATGTAATGGTCCATTATTTTATAAAAAGAAAAATAAAGAAGAAATGCTATACTGCCCTGAAGAAAAAACTTTTTATAAAGAGAGTGAGTTGGATGAAATATAA
- a CDS encoding D-alanine--D-alanine ligase family protein: MKYNIALIYGGNSNEREISKLSAKNVEKALKKLNYAVLKYDLKNEFDKFLAIYQKIDLVFNVVHGFEGEDGTLQKKLEELNIKYVGSNSIVSKNTFDKLTFIKNIEDNFYVPKYYSTTKYINPPFSFPLIIKPRKSGSSLGIHICHNLDEYKKHLNEELKTYGEIIIQEFINGREISVSIIEINKKIIVLPILEIKPKKEFYDFEAKYTEGMTDFEVPAKINKKLENKIIMDFKKIFKTIGLKDFARIDAIIKDNKYYILEANTIPGLTKLSDLPQSAKAYGLSFERLIDILIKNNLG; encoded by the coding sequence ATGAAATATAATATCGCTTTAATATACGGGGGCAATTCTAATGAGCGAGAAATCTCTAAACTCAGTGCAAAAAATGTAGAAAAAGCTTTAAAAAAGCTAAATTATGCTGTTTTAAAATATGATTTAAAAAATGAATTTGATAAATTCTTAGCAATTTATCAAAAAATAGATCTTGTTTTTAATGTTGTTCACGGATTTGAAGGTGAAGATGGTACATTACAAAAAAAATTAGAAGAATTAAATATTAAATATGTTGGTTCAAATTCTATAGTTTCAAAAAATACTTTTGATAAATTAACTTTCATAAAGAATATTGAAGATAATTTTTATGTCCCAAAATATTATTCAACAACAAAATATATAAATCCGCCTTTTTCGTTTCCACTAATAATAAAACCAAGGAAAAGCGGATCAAGTTTAGGTATTCATATATGCCATAATTTGGATGAGTACAAAAAACATTTGAATGAAGAATTAAAAACATATGGGGAAATAATTATTCAAGAATTTATCAACGGAAGAGAGATTTCTGTGAGTATAATAGAAATAAATAAAAAAATTATCGTTCTTCCTATATTGGAAATAAAACCAAAAAAAGAATTTTATGATTTTGAAGCAAAATACACTGAAGGCATGACAGACTTTGAAGTGCCTGCAAAAATAAACAAAAAACTTGAAAATAAAATTATAATGGATTTTAAAAAAATATTTAAAACTATAGGTTTAAAAGATTTTGCAAGAATAGATGCAATTATTAAAGATAATAAATATTATATACTTGAGGCAAATACAATACCAGGATTAACGAAACTAAGCGATTTACCACAATCTGCAAAAGCATACGGTTTATCCTTTGAAAGATTAATAGATATTTTAATAAAAAACAATCTGGGTTGA
- a CDS encoding 3'-5' exoribonuclease YhaM family protein, translating into MNNNGMNLGDLLKEKGQLTNDLLSETYISELKPNDSKEIEGKVVSKRLQTTRDGKEFLLFTISDKTGTLRAIDWFNARENSKNINIGDVIRLKGKIVVFENRLQLNVEKNYEIYKLKENEINQEKFIKTSSKNIHQLKDELQSFIEVIKNPYIKELLTYIFIKDKKFYTEFSHAPAAINVHHAYKHGLLEHTIDVAKLCDSIAKNYINIVNKDILIAGALLHDIGKTKEYKITPSGIEKTDAGELIGHIAIGIHMVSEYAKKIHNFPKELLDEILHMVASHHGELEWGSPIVPKTIEAFILHFADNLSSKVEQVKNHIEESNNLKWTDYHKNLGRKFKITKMEDK; encoded by the coding sequence ATGAATAATAATGGTATGAATTTAGGCGACCTTTTAAAAGAAAAAGGTCAATTAACAAATGATTTATTAAGTGAAACTTATATATCTGAATTAAAACCAAATGATTCAAAAGAAATTGAAGGAAAGGTTGTAAGTAAAAGATTGCAAACTACAAGAGATGGAAAAGAATTTTTACTTTTCACTATAAGCGATAAAACTGGAACTTTAAGAGCTATAGATTGGTTCAACGCAAGAGAAAATTCAAAAAATATTAATATTGGTGATGTTATTCGGCTAAAAGGAAAAATCGTAGTTTTTGAAAATCGCTTACAATTAAATGTAGAAAAAAACTATGAAATCTACAAATTAAAAGAAAATGAAATAAACCAGGAAAAATTCATAAAAACATCTTCTAAAAATATCCATCAATTAAAGGATGAATTACAATCATTTATTGAAGTTATAAAAAATCCATATATTAAAGAACTCTTGACATACATTTTTATAAAAGATAAAAAATTTTATACTGAATTTTCCCATGCTCCTGCTGCAATAAATGTACATCATGCATATAAACATGGATTATTAGAGCATACTATCGATGTTGCAAAACTATGTGACTCTATTGCTAAAAATTATATAAATATTGTAAATAAAGATATTCTTATTGCTGGAGCTTTACTTCATGATATTGGTAAAACTAAAGAATATAAGATAACTCCGTCCGGTATAGAAAAAACAGATGCCGGGGAACTAATAGGGCACATTGCAATTGGAATTCACATGGTTTCAGAATATGCAAAAAAAATACATAATTTCCCAAAAGAATTATTAGATGAGATTTTGCATATGGTTGCATCACACCATGGGGAATTAGAATGGGGTAGCCCAATTGTACCTAAAACAATTGAAGCTTTTATTCTTCATTTTGCGGACAATCTAAGCTCAAAAGTTGAACAGGTAAAAAATCATATAGAAGAATCCAATAATCTCAAATGGACTGATTATCATAAAAATCTCGGAAGAAAATTTAAAATAACAAAAATGGAGGACAAATAA